The Lachnospiraceae bacterium oral taxon 500 genome window below encodes:
- the pip gene encoding prolyl aminopeptidase encodes MTIQEYFQVKKEYYPAIEPFASGYLPVSERHQIYYEQVGNPKGQPVVFLHGGPGGAIKPYHRQYFDPERYHIILFDQRGCGKSLPYAELEENTTQELAADIEKLRRHVGVEKWHVFGGSWGSTLALFYAIEYPERVTGLILRGIFLGRQADVDWSFRQGVDAFFPQEYEDYLVPLPEKDRAELNVINGYYRLLTSPDRQIREQAAKAWSSWEGSLITLLPDPAVAAEFSAPELAVSLARLECHYFINHLFLPEDNYILANANKIAHIPTIIVHGRYDMDCRLSGAYELHRSLPRSELRIIEASGHSAGEPKIAEALIQAADDALKF; translated from the coding sequence ATGACGATTCAGGAATATTTTCAAGTAAAAAAAGAGTATTACCCGGCAATTGAGCCGTTTGCCAGCGGTTATTTACCGGTTTCGGAAAGGCATCAGATTTATTACGAGCAGGTGGGGAATCCTAAGGGACAGCCGGTGGTTTTTCTGCACGGCGGGCCGGGTGGGGCAATTAAGCCATATCATCGCCAATATTTTGATCCGGAGCGCTATCATATCATTTTATTTGATCAGCGCGGCTGTGGCAAGTCGCTTCCTTATGCGGAGTTAGAAGAAAACACCACGCAGGAGCTGGCGGCGGATATCGAAAAGCTGCGGCGGCATGTCGGCGTGGAAAAATGGCATGTGTTTGGCGGCAGCTGGGGCTCGACATTGGCGCTGTTTTATGCCATTGAGTACCCGGAAAGGGTAACGGGTCTGATTTTACGCGGAATTTTCTTAGGCCGACAGGCGGATGTTGACTGGTCGTTCCGTCAGGGTGTGGATGCTTTTTTTCCGCAGGAATACGAAGATTATTTGGTGCCGCTTCCGGAAAAAGACCGGGCGGAGTTAAATGTGATAAATGGTTATTACCGGCTTTTGACTTCGCCTGACCGGCAGATTCGGGAACAGGCGGCGAAGGCTTGGAGTAGCTGGGAAGGCAGTCTGATTACTTTGCTGCCGGATCCGGCGGTAGCGGCAGAGTTTTCGGCGCCGGAACTGGCGGTATCGTTGGCGCGGCTGGAATGCCATTATTTTATTAATCATTTGTTCTTGCCGGAGGATAATTATATTTTGGCCAATGCGAATAAGATTGCCCATATTCCGACGATCATCGTACATGGCCGTTATGATATGGACTGCCGGTTAAGTGGAGCGTATGAGCTGCACCGGAGTTTGCCCCGGTCAGAGCTGCGGATTATTGAGGCGTCGGGTCATTCCGCCGGTGAGCCGAAAATTGCCGAGGCACTGATTCAGGCGGCAGACGATGCACTGAAATTTTAA
- a CDS encoding 6-phosphofructokinase, whose translation MKNLAVGQSGGPTAVINASLAGVIAAAQKNKSIGKIYGMIYGIEGFLAGRQTELTDFSAEELTLLRTTPGAYLGSCRFKLPAETDAPVYRQIFERLEQENIGYFLYIGGNDSMDTVDKLAKEAARRGSDIVFLGIPKTVDNDLVLTDHTPGFGSAAKYVAASVRGVVADTDAYDLKSVTIMEIMGRHAGWLTGAAALARRYPDDNPALLYLPEVPFDRTAFVEAVRTELSRRNSVVICVSEGLKDQAGHFVAENAAAMAEDNFGHKLLSGAAAYLESVVRDEIGVKVRSFDLGLAQRSASQSLSRADVEEAALAGEFAVAQAVSGQTGQMVTFQRETGAEYRLRCELAAVDRICNQEKMVPRQWLTAEGTDVREEFLSYLRPLIQGEICPPAEDGLSKFLVRK comes from the coding sequence ATGAAAAACTTAGCAGTAGGGCAGTCCGGCGGGCCGACGGCAGTAATTAACGCTTCGCTGGCCGGGGTAATTGCAGCGGCGCAGAAAAATAAAAGCATTGGTAAGATTTATGGTATGATTTACGGAATTGAGGGCTTTTTGGCCGGCCGCCAAACCGAGTTAACTGATTTTTCGGCGGAAGAATTGACGCTCCTGCGGACAACGCCGGGGGCATATTTGGGCTCCTGCCGGTTTAAGCTGCCGGCCGAGACGGATGCACCGGTTTACCGGCAAATTTTTGAGCGGCTGGAGCAGGAGAACATTGGTTATTTCCTGTATATCGGCGGCAATGACTCCATGGATACGGTGGATAAGCTGGCGAAAGAAGCGGCGCGGCGCGGCAGTGACATTGTTTTTCTGGGGATTCCGAAAACAGTGGATAATGATTTGGTTTTGACCGACCATACGCCCGGCTTTGGCTCGGCGGCTAAATATGTGGCGGCATCGGTGCGCGGCGTAGTAGCCGATACCGATGCGTATGATTTAAAATCCGTGACGATTATGGAGATTATGGGGCGGCATGCCGGCTGGTTAACCGGTGCGGCGGCACTGGCCAGGCGCTATCCGGACGATAATCCGGCGCTGCTTTATCTGCCGGAGGTTCCCTTTGACCGGACGGCTTTTGTGGAAGCGGTTAGAACGGAACTGAGCCGGCGCAACAGCGTGGTGATTTGTGTATCGGAGGGGTTGAAAGACCAGGCAGGACATTTTGTGGCAGAAAATGCAGCCGCTATGGCGGAAGACAACTTTGGTCATAAGTTATTGTCGGGAGCGGCGGCCTATTTGGAGTCGGTTGTCCGGGATGAGATCGGGGTTAAGGTCAGGAGCTTTGACTTAGGACTGGCACAGCGTTCAGCCAGCCAAAGCCTGTCCCGCGCGGATGTAGAAGAAGCCGCTTTGGCTGGGGAGTTTGCGGTTGCTCAGGCAGTCAGCGGTCAAACCGGACAAATGGTTACTTTTCAGCGGGAGACAGGGGCAGAGTACCGGCTGCGCTGCGAACTGGCAGCGGTTGACCGGATTTGCAATCAGGAGAAAATGGTGCCGCGTCAGTGGCTGACCGCCGAGGGAACAGATGTTAGGGAAGAGTTTTTATCCTATCTTCGGCCACTGATTCAGGGCGAGATCTGCCCGCCGGCGGAGGATGGTTTGTCGAAGTTTTTGGTTAGAAAGTAA
- a CDS encoding adenylate kinase → MIVLITGASHTGKTLLAQRLLEKYKYPYLSIDHLKMGLIRSGYTDLTPMSDDGKLTEYLWPVVCGIIKTAIENKQNLIVEGCYIPFSWSNSFEQEYLEKIQYYCLVMSEEYIRNHFSDIKRYANVIENRIDDKWCTLESVLAENVKMLEYARKYKVNYVLIDERYEIDIDENKLFQF, encoded by the coding sequence ATGATTGTATTGATTACCGGTGCTTCGCATACAGGGAAAACCTTGTTGGCACAAAGGCTTCTTGAAAAATATAAATATCCGTATTTGTCAATCGACCACTTAAAAATGGGGTTAATTCGCAGCGGTTATACAGACCTTACGCCAATGAGTGATGACGGGAAACTCACGGAATATTTATGGCCCGTTGTTTGCGGGATAATTAAAACCGCTATAGAGAATAAGCAAAATCTTATTGTTGAGGGCTGTTATATTCCTTTTTCATGGTCAAATAGCTTTGAACAAGAGTATCTTGAGAAGATACAATATTATTGTCTGGTCATGAGTGAGGAATATATAAGGAATCACTTTTCTGACATAAAGCGATATGCAAATGTTATTGAAAATCGTATCGATGATAAGTGGTGTACTTTGGAAAGCGTGTTAGCGGAGAATGTAAAGATGCTGGAATATGCCAGAAAATACAAGGTGAATTATGTGTTGATTGATGAGCGGTATGAAATTGATATTGATGAAAATAAATTATTCCAATTTTGA
- a CDS encoding amino acid ABC transporter permease, with protein sequence MKKDQKLSRIDIMALVLGAIIGWGSFTLPGSKFLPQSGVVNTMLGFLLGGVLVSFVVIGYRTLMQNNHEDGGEFSYTLRNLGQGHGFVVGWALVLCYLSLVPLNATAAALILKEIIPGGLRFGYLYEVAGYPVYLSEIGIAALVVVIFAYINIRGVSVSAKVQQVLSGLLFFNILFVLLYMLFHVDLSVFYQNYFVGYRFDFRQISGVVAITPFLFVGFDVVPQVTTDLGFPGEKTIRISIVTVFIGAFLYNALNWVAGLAFSAEEAAAQNWAVGAAVLQYMGTGGFILLTMALFGAVFGGINGFMISSSKLLGAMAAYRMIPAKYQEKNQVGVYRNSILFVSALSILAPFLGREIIIYVVDMCSLMAAIVYGYICFISIRYSAGKYRIMSSLGLLSSILFVGLLVWPGSPSCLQLPSIIITVLWVVLGIFYYFTVATKKKA encoded by the coding sequence ATGAAGAAAGACCAGAAATTAAGTCGGATTGATATTATGGCGCTGGTACTGGGCGCGATTATCGGCTGGGGCTCGTTTACCCTGCCGGGCAGTAAGTTTTTGCCGCAAAGCGGTGTAGTCAATACCATGCTTGGCTTTTTGCTGGGCGGCGTTTTGGTTTCGTTTGTGGTAATCGGCTATCGGACGCTGATGCAGAATAATCATGAGGATGGCGGCGAATTCAGCTATACCCTTCGCAACTTGGGACAGGGACATGGCTTTGTGGTTGGCTGGGCGCTGGTACTTTGCTATTTAAGCCTGGTGCCGCTGAATGCGACGGCGGCGGCCCTGATTTTAAAAGAAATTATTCCGGGTGGTCTCCGCTTTGGCTATTTGTATGAGGTGGCCGGCTATCCTGTTTATTTATCTGAAATCGGCATAGCGGCGCTGGTGGTAGTGATTTTTGCATATATCAATATTCGGGGAGTATCAGTCAGTGCCAAGGTGCAGCAGGTGCTGAGCGGGCTGCTGTTTTTTAATATTTTATTTGTGTTGCTCTATATGCTGTTTCACGTTGACTTGTCAGTTTTTTATCAAAATTATTTTGTCGGATATCGCTTTGATTTTCGTCAAATCAGCGGAGTGGTAGCAATTACGCCGTTTTTATTTGTCGGCTTTGATGTGGTGCCGCAGGTAACGACGGATTTGGGCTTTCCGGGTGAGAAAACAATTCGCATCAGTATTGTTACGGTTTTTATCGGCGCTTTTTTATATAATGCGCTAAACTGGGTGGCCGGGTTGGCTTTTTCTGCGGAGGAGGCGGCAGCGCAAAACTGGGCGGTCGGGGCAGCGGTGCTGCAATATATGGGCACAGGCGGATTCATTCTCTTGACCATGGCGCTGTTTGGTGCTGTCTTTGGCGGGATTAACGGTTTTATGATTAGTTCCAGTAAGCTGCTGGGGGCAATGGCTGCTTACCGGATGATTCCGGCCAAATATCAGGAAAAAAATCAGGTCGGCGTTTACCGCAATTCGATTTTATTTGTATCGGCGTTAAGTATTTTGGCACCTTTTTTGGGGCGGGAGATTATTATTTATGTGGTCGATATGTGTTCGCTGATGGCGGCAATTGTGTACGGCTATATTTGTTTTATCAGTATTCGCTATTCGGCCGGGAAATACCGGATAATGAGCTCTTTGGGTCTGCTTTCCAGTATTCTGTTTGTTGGCCTTTTGGTGTGGCCGGGCTCACCCAGTTGTTTGCAGTTGCCGTCGATTATTATCACGGTTTTATGGGTGGTTTTGGGGATATTTTATTATTTTACGGTTGCCACCAAAAAGAAAGCATAA
- a CDS encoding YeeE/YedE family protein, which translates to MSQTLKTQMAIGLGLIVLMILWSFNLPAKSVGFLISGLFIGYILTRSRFGFAGGVKRPYMTGDTALNEALFFMFTITAVVVAAIHWHAADGGAVLASLAKEGDKVIPGSQSVRPLDLGVMIGGFLFGGGMIIAGGCASGTLTDLGEGAVRSLIALVFYIIGSPIGHWMRVVYGKSENKIVNVSMYFPNSFGYVGSVALTALLFLVLFYIVKGYSYKRKQAGTYIKPGYEDIEKELDYDNAPFFSYATYHRFFIKRWSFMTGGILLALMFIFVLVSTGKTWGVTSAFTTWGVALFSRFGVDFAAIGGFDKEIKEAANLLAHNGTIRNIGIILGASISFLLAGRFTIDRDFKAKDAAWYALGGLLMGIGARFARGCNVGALYSAITAFSLHGWGFLVFMTLGAIVFLKLSEGKLNIVPKRNV; encoded by the coding sequence ATGAGTCAAACCTTAAAAACACAAATGGCAATTGGGCTGGGATTAATTGTATTAATGATCCTGTGGAGCTTTAATCTGCCGGCAAAATCCGTTGGCTTTTTAATCAGCGGCTTGTTCATTGGATACATTTTAACCCGTTCCCGCTTCGGTTTTGCGGGCGGTGTAAAAAGACCGTATATGACAGGCGATACGGCACTGAATGAAGCCTTGTTCTTTATGTTTACCATTACAGCGGTGGTGGTGGCAGCCATTCACTGGCATGCAGCCGACGGCGGTGCAGTCCTGGCCAGCTTAGCCAAAGAAGGCGATAAGGTGATACCGGGTTCGCAGTCGGTGCGGCCGCTGGATTTGGGTGTAATGATTGGCGGATTTTTATTTGGCGGCGGCATGATTATTGCCGGCGGCTGTGCTTCCGGTACATTGACGGATTTGGGCGAAGGCGCAGTGCGGTCTTTGATTGCCCTGGTCTTTTATATTATCGGTTCGCCGATTGGCCACTGGATGCGGGTTGTTTATGGAAAATCAGAAAATAAGATTGTCAATGTCAGCATGTATTTTCCGAACAGCTTCGGCTATGTCGGCTCAGTTGCGCTGACGGCGCTGCTGTTCTTGGTGCTGTTTTATATTGTTAAAGGATACAGCTACAAAAGAAAGCAGGCCGGAACTTATATTAAACCGGGTTATGAAGATATTGAAAAAGAGCTGGATTATGACAATGCTCCGTTCTTCAGCTATGCGACCTATCATCGCTTTTTCATTAAACGTTGGTCGTTTATGACGGGCGGAATCTTGCTGGCGCTGATGTTTATTTTTGTTTTGGTATCTACCGGAAAGACTTGGGGCGTAACTTCTGCCTTTACGACTTGGGGTGTCGCACTGTTTAGCCGGTTTGGCGTTGATTTTGCTGCTATTGGCGGATTTGATAAGGAAATTAAGGAAGCGGCTAATTTGCTGGCTCATAACGGAACAATCCGCAATATCGGTATTATCTTGGGTGCGTCCATTTCTTTCCTGTTAGCCGGACGGTTTACCATTGACCGGGATTTCAAAGCCAAGGACGCAGCCTGGTATGCGCTGGGCGGATTACTGATGGGTATCGGCGCCCGGTTTGCCAGAGGCTGTAATGTGGGTGCGCTTTATTCGGCGATTACCGCATTTTCGCTGCATGGCTGGGGTTTCCTGGTATTCATGACTCTGGGTGCGATTGTCTTTTTGAAATTATCGGAAGGAAAGCTGAATATCGTACCGAAACGTAATGTCTAA
- a CDS encoding pyridine nucleotide-disulfide oxidoreductase, with protein MSKRYVVVGGVAGGASAAARIRRIDENADIQIYDKGPDVSFSNCCLPNHLSGEVKHSDDLVLYDPVAFKKTFNLDAKVNHEVVKILADEHKVVVRNVKTGEEFEDSYDYLILSPGAEAIRPASIKNIDAKNVFVIKNVQDIRDLDAFLEANEVKDICVVGGGFIGVEAAECLKHSGKNVTLVEAANQIMAPFDYDMVQMLHKELYDNQVELILSDSVTEITPEEVVLKSGRRVKAQVVIMAIGVTPDVAFARESGVKIGETGGIVVDHNFQTNLKDVYAVGDAIETFNSITKQKTRLPLAGPAQRQARNAADSLFGKPFQNKGVIGSSCIRVFGLNAANTGLNEKECQKHGIDYRVALVMPNDKVGLMPNANPIHFKLIYEYPSGKILGAQSIGKGDVVRRVNVIATMITMHGDLEDLKELELCYAPAFGTAKDAVNFAALAGLNYLNGVYDQVPVTKVRELVEKGEYILDIRGKGAFEKSHVKGAVNIPIEEIRERYHEIPKDRTVYVHCRTSWNSYYVIQALKGFGYHNVVNIQGSFLALSYYEFFNDVTTGREPIVTGYNFK; from the coding sequence ATGAGCAAAAGATATGTAGTAGTAGGCGGAGTAGCGGGCGGAGCATCGGCAGCGGCCAGAATTCGTCGGATCGATGAAAATGCCGATATTCAAATTTATGATAAGGGGCCGGATGTATCGTTTTCCAACTGCTGTCTGCCCAACCATTTAAGCGGCGAAGTCAAGCACAGCGATGACTTGGTGCTGTATGATCCGGTGGCCTTTAAAAAGACCTTCAATTTAGACGCCAAGGTCAATCATGAAGTAGTTAAGATTTTGGCGGATGAGCATAAAGTAGTGGTCAGGAATGTAAAAACCGGCGAAGAGTTTGAGGACTCCTATGACTATTTGATCCTTTCTCCCGGTGCGGAAGCTATTCGGCCGGCATCAATTAAGAACATTGATGCCAAGAATGTTTTTGTCATTAAGAATGTGCAGGATATCCGCGACTTGGATGCTTTCTTAGAAGCCAATGAAGTAAAGGATATCTGCGTGGTTGGCGGCGGCTTTATCGGCGTGGAAGCAGCCGAATGTTTGAAGCATTCCGGCAAGAATGTAACTTTGGTGGAAGCGGCGAACCAAATTATGGCGCCGTTTGACTATGATATGGTACAGATGCTGCATAAGGAACTGTATGACAATCAGGTAGAATTGATTTTATCCGATTCGGTGACCGAGATTACGCCGGAAGAGGTTGTTTTAAAGAGCGGCAGGCGGGTAAAAGCGCAGGTTGTCATCATGGCTATCGGCGTTACGCCGGATGTAGCCTTTGCCAGAGAATCAGGCGTGAAGATCGGCGAAACCGGCGGTATTGTGGTAGATCATAATTTCCAGACCAATTTAAAAGATGTTTATGCGGTGGGAGATGCGATTGAAACCTTTAACTCCATTACCAAGCAAAAGACTCGGCTGCCGCTGGCTGGCCCCGCGCAAAGGCAGGCTCGGAATGCTGCTGACAGCTTGTTTGGCAAGCCTTTCCAAAACAAGGGCGTGATTGGCTCTTCCTGTATCCGGGTGTTTGGCCTGAACGCAGCCAACACGGGCTTAAATGAAAAGGAATGCCAAAAGCACGGCATTGATTACCGGGTAGCATTGGTGATGCCCAATGACAAGGTTGGCTTGATGCCGAATGCCAATCCGATCCACTTTAAGCTGATTTATGAGTATCCGAGTGGTAAGATTTTGGGTGCACAGTCGATCGGCAAGGGTGATGTGGTCAGACGGGTCAATGTCATTGCCACGATGATTACCATGCATGGCGATTTAGAGGACTTGAAAGAACTGGAACTGTGCTATGCACCGGCATTCGGTACGGCGAAGGACGCGGTCAATTTTGCGGCGCTGGCCGGCTTAAACTACTTAAACGGTGTATATGATCAGGTGCCGGTGACCAAGGTCAGAGAACTGGTCGAAAAAGGCGAATATATTTTGGATATCCGGGGCAAGGGCGCTTTTGAAAAGTCGCATGTTAAGGGTGCCGTCAATATCCCGATTGAGGAAATCAGAGAGCGTTATCATGAGATTCCCAAGGATCGGACAGTTTATGTTCACTGCCGGACTTCGTGGAACAGCTATTATGTCATTCAGGCCTTAAAGGGCTTTGGCTATCATAATGTGGTTAATATTCAGGGTTCGTTCTTAGCGCTGAGCTATTATGAATTCTTTAATGATGTCACCACCGGCAGAGAGCCGATTGTAACCGGATATAACTTTAAATAA
- a CDS encoding DNA repair exonuclease — translation MKIIHCADVHLDSKMTAHLPPEKAGQRRRELLHTFRRMLEFAAQNEVAAVIIAGDLFDGDRISALAKNTVYEGITAYPYIDFYYLRGNHDASSFLNELTDIPPNLKLFGQEWTYYTADTGGAGNIVISGLELTEQNLHRRYEDLTLDSRCFNIVVLHGQIGSGGQAESIHLKGLQNKGIDYLALGHIHSYQMEKLDARASYCYSGCLEARGFDECGEHGFVLLEIDGQTRQYRHTFVPAAARRFHEIFVDISACRSSGEIAGRIEGLLQAQAFAPGDMMKLILTGRQEIGAEKDVEMLTQQFRDRFYFFKIYDQAGWQVDYRCYETEPTLKGEFVRLLQRQENLDEAEKAEIIQFGLSALNGEVME, via the coding sequence ATGAAGATAATTCACTGCGCCGATGTGCATTTGGATTCAAAAATGACGGCGCATTTGCCGCCGGAGAAAGCCGGGCAGCGGCGGCGCGAACTGCTCCATACCTTTCGCCGGATGCTCGAGTTTGCCGCCCAAAATGAAGTGGCGGCGGTGATTATTGCCGGTGATTTGTTTGACGGCGACCGGATTTCGGCACTGGCTAAGAACACGGTTTATGAGGGTATTACCGCCTATCCGTATATAGATTTTTATTATTTGCGGGGCAATCATGACGCCTCCTCTTTCTTAAATGAATTGACGGACATTCCGCCGAACCTGAAATTATTCGGTCAGGAATGGACATATTATACGGCTGATACCGGCGGCGCAGGCAATATTGTGATTAGCGGGCTGGAATTAACCGAACAAAATCTGCACCGGCGGTATGAGGATTTAACTTTGGACAGCCGGTGTTTTAATATCGTGGTTCTGCACGGCCAGATCGGCAGCGGCGGACAAGCGGAAAGCATCCATTTAAAAGGCCTGCAAAATAAGGGCATTGATTATTTGGCACTGGGGCATATTCATTCGTATCAAATGGAAAAACTGGATGCCCGGGCCAGTTATTGTTACAGCGGCTGTTTGGAAGCCAGAGGCTTTGACGAGTGCGGCGAACATGGTTTTGTGCTCCTGGAAATTGACGGGCAGACGAGGCAGTACCGGCATACTTTTGTGCCGGCGGCGGCACGCCGTTTTCATGAGATCTTTGTTGATATCAGCGCCTGCCGCAGCAGCGGCGAGATTGCCGGCAGGATTGAGGGGCTTTTGCAGGCGCAGGCCTTTGCTCCCGGCGATATGATGAAGCTGATTTTAACCGGCCGGCAGGAGATTGGAGCAGAAAAGGACGTGGAAATGCTGACCCAGCAGTTTCGGGACAGGTTTTATTTTTTTAAGATTTATGATCAGGCCGGCTGGCAGGTTGATTACCGGTGCTATGAAACGGAGCCGACCCTAAAAGGCGAATTTGTCCGGCTTTTGCAGCGGCAGGAGAATCTTGACGAAGCAGAAAAAGCCGAGATAATTCAATTTGGCCTGAGCGCATTAAACGGCGAGGTGATGGAATGA
- a CDS encoding histidine phosphatase family protein encodes MTKLYFVRHAQSDYTNHDERSRPLSEQGLKDRELVTRFLRDKNISVLLSSPYRRSMDTLRPFAEENSLTFQLCEDWRERKIENEWIEDFEAFSARQWQDFDYKLPGGESLRQVQERNIRAVGEALTLYEGKNIAIGTHGTALSTILCYYQPEFGYADFQRILPKMPWVVCLYFEKQTYLGQEEWDLT; translated from the coding sequence ATGACGAAACTTTATTTTGTCCGGCATGCTCAGTCTGATTATACCAATCATGATGAACGCAGCCGCCCGTTAAGCGAGCAAGGCTTAAAAGACCGGGAGCTGGTTACTCGGTTTTTGCGGGATAAAAATATTTCCGTCCTGCTGTCCAGCCCTTACCGGCGGAGCATGGATACGCTGCGGCCTTTTGCCGAGGAAAACAGCTTGACGTTTCAGCTGTGTGAAGACTGGCGGGAAAGAAAAATCGAAAATGAATGGATTGAAGATTTTGAGGCTTTTTCGGCCCGACAATGGCAGGATTTTGATTATAAGCTGCCCGGCGGAGAGAGCCTACGCCAGGTCCAGGAGCGCAATATCAGAGCGGTGGGAGAAGCGTTGACCCTGTATGAAGGGAAGAACATTGCCATCGGCACGCATGGAACGGCGCTGAGTACGATTCTGTGCTATTATCAGCCGGAGTTTGGCTATGCTGATTTTCAGCGGATTTTGCCGAAAATGCCGTGGGTTGTCTGCCTGTACTTTGAAAAGCAGACATACTTAGGGCAAGAGGAATGGGACTTGACTTAG